DNA sequence from the Pedobacter schmidteae genome:
GTTTTGAACAGCCCGGAGCATGAAGAAACGACTCATTTTTCTATCGTAGACAGAGAAGGGAATGCGGTTTCGATAACCACTACTTTAAATGGCTCCTACGGCTCGGCAGTGGTGGTAAAGGGAGCAGGCTTTTTGCTGAACAATGAAATGGATGACTTTTCGGTAAAGCCCGGAGCCCCAAATATGTATGGTTTAGTAGGCGGCGAAGCTAATGCCATAGCCCCTGCCAAACGGATGCTTAGCTCGATGACGCCCACCATTATTGAAAAAGAAGGAAAGCTGTTCATGATTGTAGGCACGCCTGGTGGCTCTACCATCATTACCTCGGTTTTTCAAACCATCCTCAATGTGATAGAATTTGACAAGTCCATGCAGGCTGCTGTGGATGCAAAGAAATTTCATCACCAATGGCTGCCCGACACCGTTTTTGTAGAAAAAGAAGCGTTGGATAGTGTAACCAGTCTAAAACTCACCAACAAAGGATATAAGCTGCTGCAGCGTGGGGGGATAGGTAGGGTTGATGCCATTTTGCGAACAAAATGGGGATATTATCAGGGCGGAGCCGATTCGCGCGGTGATGACAAAGCATTGGGCTGGTAACCTGTATAGAATTATGCACAGCGGAGGATGGTATTTGTAGCTAAAAGCACGTTTTTATATTTTGGCCTGACAATTGAATTGTTGTTGAGGAATTAATAATTCTACTAATTATTTAACCCTCATACTATGAAACAAAATTTTTTTAAATGTTTGCCTTGGGCTTTTTCGGCCTTATTAATTGGTGGTGCAGCCCAGGCACAGGAAAAACCTGCCGAAGCAGGTCAGCTTTCTACCTGGTCAATTGGTGTAAATGCAGGTGCGCTTTCTCCTATTTCCCCATTTGGAGGTAAAAATGATTTCTCCAACTGGAAATCAAGTTTGGGCTATGGCTTATACATTAAAAAACAAATCACCCCTTATTTCTCGTTGCGTTTGGATGGTGTTAGAGGTAAATTAAAAGGAGACAATTCTGAACCATGGGATGGTGGTGGTACCAACGCCAGTCCGGTTAGTGCTTTCGAAACTGATCTTTCCTATTCGGGAAGTTTGAATGCTGTAGTAAACCTGTTTAACATCAGTATGTTTAATAAAAACAGCGCGGTACAATTGTATGCTTCTGGTGGTGCCGGTTTAGCAGGATATAAAGTGAAAACAGCTATGGGGAGTGCAGGCTTAGCAGACTATGCCGGCGGCAAAACCATTAGTGAGCTCATTATTCCGGTTGGAGTAGGTGCCAAGTTTAAACTGGCCGACAGAGTAAACCTGGATCTGGGATGGACAGTGAACTTTGTGGATGGCGATAACCTGGATGGCTATTACCGAGGCACTAATGATAAATACAATTACGCTTACGGAGGTTTGGAGTTTGCCCTGGGTAGCGGAAAACAACTGGCATGGCACAATCCTGTAGCTTTAACTTATGATGAAGCGTTACAGGCAAAACAAACTGCCAACGCTTTGAAAGGCGATCTGGAAGCTCAAAAAGCGGAGAACGCCAGGTTAAGATCTGAAATGAACGATCTGTTGAAAGACAGCGATGGCGACGGGGTTGCCGATAAACTGGACAAATGTCCGGGTACTCCTGCAGGTGTGGTGGTTGATGGTTCCGGTTGCCCGCTAAAAGTACCTGCTCCGGTTGTTCAGGAGAAAGTAATCATCACCGAAGCTGACCGTAGGGTTGTAGCTGATGCTATTAAAAACCTGGAATTTGATTTGGGTAAAGCCACTATTCGCTCAAAATCGTACACTACACTGAACCGGGTAGCTGCGCTGCTAATCGAGAAAAACTTTAGCCTGAAATTGGCCGGCCACACCGACAATACCGGTTCTGCAGCTCTAAACATGAGGTTGTCTAAAGACCGCGCCGAATCTGTAAAAGCTTATTTGGTATCACAAGGCGCCAATGCTTCCAGAATTGAAGCAACAGGCTATGGTATGAACCAACCTATAGCCAGTAATAAAACTGCTGCAGGTCGTCAGCAAAACAGAAGGGTAGAGTTTACTTTGTTCTAGCCTGAAATAGTATTTAGTTTAAAAAAGCCCTTCTATTAATTTGGAAGGGCTTTTTTATGTTGAATTATTTTGACAAAATGTATTTGCATTATCGTTTTTAATTCGATAGCTTTGTTATGCAAGCATAGTATTTGATGAAACAGCAGGAAACAATTGATTATTTTTTAAAGGTAGTTTGGCAGAATGTGTCAAATGCTTACAACCAGATCGCGTCGGGTTTTGGAATTACACAGGCCATAGGTTATGTACTGATCAATATTGATAAGGAAGGGACCGCTGTTTCGCAGCTGGCTGGCCTGCTGGGGGTCAAGGCCACCAGTTTGTCAAGGATGCTAAACAATATGGAAGACCTGGGGTTAATATATAGGGAAACTGCCGAGGGTGATAAACGCTCGGTGAAAGTTTACCTGACCGATCTGGGTTATGAAAAAAGACATATGGCCAAAGGCGTAGTAATTGCTTTTAACGAATACCTGGGCAAAAACCTGACTGCAACAGAAAAAAATAACCTGCTGGTTACCCTGCAAAAATTGAACAAACTTACATTGGCATATAAAATTCCAGTTGAACATGATGAACAAAAAGATAAATAAAGTAGTGGTGCTGGGCTCAGGTATTATGGGCTCGCGTATTGCCTGTCACTTTGCGAACATAGGAGTAGAAGTGCTTTTGCTGGATATCCCGGCCAAAGAAAGCAATGAGCGCGTTGATAAAAACACCATTGTAAATACAGCCTTGCAAAATGCGGTGAAGACCAATCCTTCTCCCGTGTATTCAAAAAAGGTGCTGAACAAAATTACTACCGGGAACTTTGAAGATGATATGCCAAAAATTGCCGGCTATGATTGGATTATTGAGGTGGTGGTAGAAAATCTGGACATCAAGAAAAAAGTTTTTGAACAGGTAGAACAATTCCGCAAACCGGGTACCCTGGTTACTTCCAATACTTCAGGCATTCCTATCCATCTGATGGCCGAAGGCCGTTCTGATGATTTTAAAGTAAATTTTTGCGGTACACACTTCTTCAATCCTCCACGTTATTTACGCCTGCTGGAAATTATTCCAACACCCTATACCAACCCACAGCTGGTTGACTTTTTGATGCATTATGGCGATAAGTTTTTGGGTAAAACAACTGTTTTATGTAAAGACACACCCGCATTTATTGCCAATAGGGTAGGTGTATACTCCATTATGGCCCTATTGCACCTGGTGGAGAAAATGGACCTGACGGTTGAAGAGGTAGATAAATTTACCGGACCGGCTTTAGGTCGCCCTAAATCGGCTACCTTCCGTACTACCGATGTAGTGGGATTGGACACCATGATCAAGGTATCCAAAGGCTTGTACGACAATTGTCCGGATGATAAGGCACATGACCTGTTTAAGCTGCCTGCCTACGTCGAAAAAATGGAAGCTAATAAATGGCTGGGCGACAAGACTGGACAGGGTTTTTATAAAAAAACAAAATCAGCCGATGGGAAAACTGAAATACTGGCACTAGACCTTAAAACATTGGAGTACCGGCAACAGGTAAAGGTGAAGTCGGCCACACTGGACCTTGCCAAACCTATCGAAAATGTAAAAGACCGGATGAAGGTATTTGCTGCCGGCAAGGATAAGGCTGGCGAACTGTTCAGGGCATCCTTTTTTGGCTTGTTTGAATATGTATCAGACAGAATTCCCGAGATTTCTGACGAACTATATAGAATTGATGACGCTATGCGTGCTGGCTTTGGCTGGGATTTGGGACCATTTGAAGTCTGGGATGCTGTAGGTGTGGCCGATGCCATTGAGGGTATGAAAAAATACGGGCATGAAGCTGCAGCCTGGGTTCATGAAATGCTTGCCGCCGGCAATACTTCCTTTTATAAAGTAGAAAACGGGGTTAAGCAGTATTATGATATTCCTTCCAAAACCTATAAGGCAGTCCCTGGTACCGAAGAATTTATTATCCTGGATAACCTGAGGGGCAATAAAGTAATCTGGAAAAACTCCGGCGCTTCGATCATCGATCTGGGAGATGGTATCCTAAATGTGGAGTTCCACTCTAAAATGAATACTATTGGTGGCGATACCCTGCAAGCTATTAACAAAGCCATTGACATGGCCGAAAAAGATTACAGAGGGGTAGTAATTGGTAATGACGGGGCCAACTTCTCGGCGGGGGCTAATGTAGGGATGATCTTTATGATGGCGGTTGAGCAGGAGTGGGAAGAATTGAACCTGGCCATCAGAATGTTCCAGAATACTTCCATGCGCATCCGATATTCGTCTATCCCGGTAGTGGTGGCACCACATAATTTAACACTGGGTGGTGGCTGCGAGTTTAGCTTACACGCCGATCACGTGCAGCTCAATGCCGAAACTTATATGGGACTGGTTGAATTTGGCGTAGGGGTAATTCCTGGTGGAGGTGGCACAAAGGAATTCGCCTTGCGGGCCTCCGACGAATACAAAGAAGACCAGATTGTACAAAATGCATTAAAAGATAGGTTCCTGACCATCGGCATGGCAAAAGTGTCTACTTCAGCCGTTGAGGCCTTTGAACTGGGCTATTTGCAAAAAGATAAATACTCCATTTCGATGAACCGGAGCAGGTTGATTGCCGATGCAAAGGCCAAAGCTATTGAACTGGCCGATGCCGGATACACCCAACCGGTAAGGCGTAAAGACATCAGGGTTTTAGGTAAACAGGGATTGGGCATTGTTTATGCTGGTGCCAACACCATGTATTCGGGTCACTATATTTCCGAACATGATAAAAAGATTTCCGAAAAACTGGGTTGGGTAATGTGTGGTGGTGATCTTTCTTCTCCAACGGAAGTTACAGAGCAATATCTGCTGGATCTGGAACGCGAAGTGTTTTTATCGCTTTGTGGTGAACGCAAAACTTTAGAGCGGATACAGAGCATTGTAACTAAGGGAAAACCGCTGAGGAATTAGAAGTAGTTAGTATTTAGAAGTTAGTATTTAGAAATGCATAAATATAAAGAATTGAAAGTTTGGCAGAAATCGATAGAACTGGTTACGGACGTTTATTGCGCTAAGGCTAAATTTCCTGATAAGGAAAGGTTTGGATTGATTAGTCAAATCAACAGAGCTTCTGTTTCCATCCCATCTAACATTGCAAAGGGGGCAGGACGAAATTCAGCTAAAGAATTCTTGCATTTTTTATCAATAGCACATGCTTCTTCATACGAGACCGAAACACAATTAATTATCTCTAGGAATTTAAATTATTTATCAATAAACGAGTTAGATGTGTTAACAGAAAAAATTAATGAATGGCAAAAGATGAGTTATGCTTTTCAGTCAAAACTGAAATCCTCCTTCACTGGTAATGTCTAAATACTAATATCTAACTACTAAATACTAACAATGGAAGCATATATTATAGCAGGATATCGTACCGCAGTGGGCAAGGCCCCTCGTGGTGTATTTCGTTTTACAAGGGCTGATGATTTGGCTGCAGATGTGATCCGCGCACTGGTGGCTTCGGTACCCAACCTGGACAAAGAACAAATTGATGATGTCATAGTTGGAAATGCAACGCCTGAGGCGGAGCAGGGGCTCAACATTGGCAGGATGATTTCTTTAATGGGACTGGATACCGACAAAGTACCCGGTGTTACAGTCAACCGTTACTGTGCCTCGGGCCTGGAAACGATTGCCACTGCTGTGGCTAAAATAAAAAGTGGTATGGCCGATTGTATTATTGCCGGTGGAGTGGAAGTGATGTCGGGAATGCCTTTTGGCGGATGGAAGATTGTCCCCAATGCTGATGTAGCCAGGAAAAATCCGGATTGGTACTGGGGTATGGGACTAACCGCTGAAGCCGTTGCCAAAGAATACAATGTAAGCCGCGAAGATCAGGATATATTTGCTTATCAATCGCACCAGAAAGCTGTTGAGGCGATAAAAAATGGTCATTTAAAAGATGGAATATTGCCCATCACGGTAAATGAAAATTACCTGGATGCGGATATGAAAAAGAAAACCCGCAGTTATGTGGTGGATACAGATGAAGGGCCACGTGCCGATACTTCGGTAGAAAAACTGGCCAAACTAAAACCTGTATTTGCTGCTGATGGTTGCGTTACTGCAGGTAACTCTTCTCAAACTTCAGACGGTGCCGCCTTTGTATTGGTGGTGTCGGAAAAGAAAATGAAGGAGCTGGGAGTTGAGCCTATTGCCCGATTGGTAAGCTACGGAATTGCTGGCGTGCCACCCCGCATCATGGGTATTGGTCCTATTTACGCCATTCCTAAAGCTTTAAAACAAGCGGGGATGACATTGGACCAGCTTAATCTGATTGAACTGAATGAGGCCTTTGCCTCTCAGTCGCTGGCCATTGTAAGGGAGCTGCACCTCAATACAGATATTTTAAATGTAAATGGCGGAGCAATTGCTCTGGGGCATCCTTTGGGATGTACAGGTGCTAAATTGTCCGTTCAATTGTTTAGTGAATTAAAAAGAAGAAATCAGAAATACGGAATGGTAACCATGTGCGTAGGTACAGGTCAAGGTGCTGCCGGAATTTTTGAAATGCTTTAATCTTATATAGAAAACATGGAAGCTACAGACAAAAAAACAATTAAAGGTGGCGAGTTTTTGATAACAGAAACCACTTACCAGGATGTATTCATTCCTGAAGAATTTGATGAAGAGCAAAAGATGATTGCACAAACCTGCCGGGATTTTCTGGCAGCAGAGGTATATCCTAACCTTGATCGTATTGATACACAGGAAGAGGGACTGATGCCTTCGCTAATGGACAAAGCCGGTGAACTGGGTATTCTGGGGGTTTCTATTCCTGAAGCCTATGGCGGATTTGGAAAAAATTTCAATACCTCGATGTTGGTGGCCGATGTGATCGGTGCAGGGCACTCTTTTGCCGTGGCCTTATCGGCCCATACCGGAATTGGTACTTTGCCTATTCTGTACTATGGAACAGAAGCGCAAAAAAATAAATACATTCCTAAGCTGGGAACCGGCGAGTGGAAAGCAGCCTATTGCCTAACAGAGCCCAATTCGGGCTCGGATGCCAACTCCGGAAAAACAAAAGCGAAACTATCGGACGATGGCAAGCATTACATCATCAACGGCCAGAAAATGTGGATCACCAATGGTGGCTTTGCCGATATCTTCATTGTGTTTGCAAAAATTGATGATGATGCCAACTTAACGGCCTTTATTGTCGAACGCGCCTTTGGTGGAATTACCATGAATCCTGAAGAGCATAAAATGGGGATCAAAGGATCGTCAACCCGTCAGGTGTTCTTTAACGATTGCCCGGTGCCGGTCGAGAATATGCTCTCTGATCGTCAGAATGGGTTTAAAATTGCGGTTAACATTTTAAATATAGGGCGTATTAAATTGGCCGCGGCTGCCATTGGCGCTTCCAAAGCGGTAATTGATACGGCTGTAAATTATTCGAATGAAAGGATCCAGTTCGATCGCCAGATCTCCAAATACGGAGCCATTCGCTATAAACTGGCCGAAATGGCGACTAAAGTTTATGCGGTAGAATCGGCCAATTACAGGGCAGGTCAGAATATTGACGATGCCTTTGATGCCCTGGTTGCTGCTGGCATGGATGAAGGAAAGGCCAAGCTGAAATCAACAGAACAGTTTGCTGTTGAATGCGCCATCCTGAAGGTATGGGGCTCGGAAGCTTTGGATTATGTGGTGGATGAAGGTGTGCAGATATACGGAGGTATGGGTTTTTCGGCAGATGCGCCGATGGATAGAGCGTACCGTGATGCCCGGATCAACCGGATTTTTGAAGGTACCAATGAGATCAATCGATTGTTGACGGTGGATATGATGCTGAAAAGGGCCATGAAGGGAGAACTGGACCTGATGACCCCGGCTACTGCTGTGGCTGCCGAACTGATGTCGATCCCGGATTTCGGGGAAGAAGACGATACCCTGTTTGCTGCCGAGAAAAAGATTATTCAGAACCTGAAAAAAGCAACATTGATGGTTGCCGGTGCTGCGGTACAAAAACTGATGATGAGCCTGTCTAAAGAACAGGAAATACTGATGAACATTGCCGATATGGCCAGTTATGTGTATATCGCCGAATCGGCCATGTTGAGGACCGAAAAACTGGTGAGTATGCGTGGAGCTGAGGCTTGCGAAGGACAGCTGAACATGATGCGTATTTATTTTGTGGAAGCCGTAGATGCGGTTAACAAAGCAGGTAAAGAAGCTTTGTGGGCATTTGCCGAAGGCGATGAGCAGCGCATGATGATGGTGGGATTGAAAAGGTTTACCAAAATGGAGGCTTTTAATGTAAAAGAAGCGAGGCAAAAGGTGGCACAACAATTGATTGCTGCTAATAAATATTGTTATTAATTATATCAACGAGATCATTTAAGGTTACAAGTGATTTTTAGTATAAAAGAAACGATTCATAATTAAAACTGGAAGGCCCGTGATTTTATTGCGGGCTTTTTTGTGTGATGATATCGGCCGTCATCTCGCTTTCTTCAGAGAATGATCTAACTTCTTTTGCTTCGCCTAAGATTTGTTAAAAATGGTTAAAAATTGTGCTATCAGCAATAAAAGACTATTTTTGTGAATTATGTTAAAAACCAGTGCTTTGTTGGGCTTTGTTTTGATGGCAGCAGCCTTTGCTGCGTGCAAGAAAGATGCGCCTTACAATGAAGCTGCACAGATGGATATTGATGATGCCATTATTGTAAAATACATGGCAGATAGCAATGTTAAAGCCACAAAGGATGCCTCTGGTTTGTATTATAACATTATAAGGGCTGGTCGTGAGGATGTTCAATACATGGATACCACAAAAATATACGCCAATTACAGAGCGAAAATTTTGAAAGATACCGTGTATTTTAGCCGAAGTGTAGACAGTACTTTTTTCTTTAACATGCCAGGCAATATAGCCGGATGGAAAAGAGGCGTAGAGCTGGCAAAATTAGGTGGGTTGGTTAGGTTGCTGATCCCTTCGCCGCTGGCTTATCAGCAGCGTACATTCACCGCCGGAAAGAAAATTCCACCAAATTCAATATTAGATATTACCTTAGAAATAGTTTCTGTAAATAAAAAACCCAAATGATTAAAAAGTTATCATTATATACCATTGCCTTGTTAGGCTGTTTAGTGCTGTTCAATTCCTGTAAAAAAGAATATGAATCTATTGGAACCTTAGATGAACGTGCAATTGCGGACTATCTTAAACAAAATAACATTACTGCCACAAAAGATGAATCGGGTTTTTATTATCAGATCATTACTCCGGGTACAGGAGCTGCGGTAGCCAACAGTGACTCTATATTTTATAGTTACGATTTTAAACATACCAACGGCACTTCATTTTTAAAGAGCCCCGACTATCAGGTTCCTGCTACTTTTTTAGGCTATACCGATAGATTTAGCTTCAGGACCTTACCTGCACTAAGACTTACTTTGTCGAAATTGAAAAAAGGTGGAACGGCCAGAATTATCCTGCCCTCAAGCATGGCCTTTGGAAAAAATGGTCAGACTGCCCTGGGTGTAGAGCCAAATGAGATTGTGATCATCGAAGTAGGTTTGTTGCCTTATTTGAACAAGGTGGAGCTGGACAATGCTTTGCTCAATAAATTTATAGCAGCCAATAACCTGCAACCGGTGTTAGACCCTACCCGGGTGAGGTATATCATTACCGCCGAAGGAACAGGAAAGCAGGATGTAAAGGAGACCTCAAAAATCAAAGCAAAATATACCGGCAGATTATTGAATGGGACCGTATTTGATTCCAGTGCTGATGGCATTGACTTTAAGTTGAACGAAGTAATTGCGGGCTGGACAAAAATTATTCCCGGAAAAATTGGTGTAGGGGGAAAAATCAGGTTATTGATCCCGTCTGATTGGGGCTACGGACAGTTTAACCAAACGGATGGAAATGGATCAGTAACGATTCCTGCAAACTCATGCCTGGATTTCGATATCGAGATTCTGAGCGTAACGAATTAATCCGTATGGCACTATTGATTTAGTGCCGCTTTAAATACTTTTAAGACCCTTTCTCTTGCAAAAGCATGTTCAACCATAGGTTCAGCATGCTTTTGCTGTTTTAGCTCCGGTACCCAATAATGGATGTACGCATGGTCGGGGTCAAACTTTTTGGCCTGTAACTCGGGATTAAATACCCTGAAATAGGGCGCAGCATCGTTGCCACATCCACAGGCCCATTGCCAGCCACCAACATTGCTGGCTTGCTCGTAATCGAGTAATTTCTCGGCGAAATAGGCCTCGCCCCAACGCCAGTCTATCAACAAATGTTTGGTCAAAAAGCTGGCTACTACCATCCGTACCCGGTTGTGCATATATCCGGTTGCATTCAGTTGCCGCATGCCGGCATCAACCAGTGGATAGCCAGTGTTGCCTTGGCACCATTTTTCAAAATCAGCTTCATCGTTGCGCCAGCGGATATTGTCGTATGCAGGCTTAAAAGATTGATGTACGGTATGCGGAAAATGCCATAAAATCATCATGTAAAAGTCCCGCCAGGCTAGTTCCGAAAGCCATTTGCTGGCTTTTTGGGTCAGGGCCTGTCGTGCTGCCTCACGTATACTGATGGTTCCGAAACGAAGGTGCAGACCAATGTGAGAGGTCGCATCAGCAGCCGGAAAATCTCTTTTTTCTTCATAGGCCTGCAGCGTAGCCGCAAAATCTTTAGTGGGAAATGGGAGTATTGAGCGCTCGAAACCCATTTCAGCAAGGCTTGGGCCGGGACCAATTTGGATGGGCAGCAGGTTGTGTAGGTAAGCATTTACCGGATAGGCTTTGACGTAAAACGCACGGAGCTTTTGCTCCCATTGCCGGAAATAAGGCGTGAATACGGTATAAGGCGTTTTGTCGGCCTTGATGATTTCGTTCTTTTCAAAAAGAACCTGATCCTTAAACGTGTGGAAAGGGATGCCTTCCGAGCGGAGATGTTCGGCCAGGGCATCGTCTCTTTCACGCGCCGAGGGCTCATAGTCGTGGTTGGTATACACTTCCTTAACGCGGTATTTGGCCAGTGCCTCTGCCCATACTTGCTCGGTATGGCCATGCTTGATCAGTATAGACGAGCCAAGCTGGCCAATTTCCCTATTCAGTTGTTGCAGTGTATCAAAAATAAAGGTCACACGTGCATCTTGCGGGCTGGGCAATCTGGACAGGATCTTTTCATCGAAGATGAACATGAGCAAAACGGGATATTTTCCTTTTAAGGCATGGTACAATGCGGCATGGTCATCTATCCTTAAATCTCTGCGCAGCCAGCAAATACTTATTTCTTGTTTCATTTAACAGGGTTATCGGCCGTAAATATCGGATAATGCAGCTTCAAGCTGAGTATATTTAAATCTAAAATCTGCCGATAACAGTTTTTGGGCAGAGGTATTGGTGCTGTTGAAAACCACCTCGCTCATTTCGCCGAGTAGCAGCCTAAGCAGGGCGGCAGGTACATGAATAGGCCATACCGGGCGATGGAGCTGACGGGCTATGGCTTTGGTAAGGGTGGCATTGGTAACCGGAAAAGGCGCACAGGCATTGTAAGGCCCAGACAGCAGTGGGTTGTCGACCGCATATAGATATATGGCCACCATATCGTCTACATGCATCCATGGAATCCATTGTTTTCCTGAGCCCAGCGCCGCACCTGCAAAAAAGCGGATGGGCTTTTCAAAAGCAGCCAGGGCACCCTCATTTTTAGCCAGGATAACCCCGGTACGTAATTTCACAATCCGCATACCCAATGATTTGCCCTGGTCAACCGCAGCCTCCCATTGCTTGCAGCAATCGGCCATAAATCCGTAGCCTGGAGCGCTTTCTTCCGTTAGGATTTCGTCGCCACAGTCGCCATAGTAACCCACCGCCGACGATGAAATGAACGAACTGACATTGGCCCCGCTGGTTTTAATGGCCTGATGCAGCAAATGGGTAGACAATACCCTGCTGTCGATAATTTGCTGCTTACGTTTGGCTGTCCACTTTTTTTCTGCGATGTTCTCTCCGGCCAGGTGAATAACCGTATCCACTCCCTTCATACATTCGGGGTCTATCTGGCTATGATACACATCCCATAAATACACCTTTACATCGGGCAGCTGGGTTGCTTTCCGGGAAAGTACAGCTACCGTATGGCCAGATTGTTGCAAAGCATGGATTAATTTCCTACCAATCATGCCTGTCGCTCCAGTTATTAAAACTTGCTTTTTCATGTGCAGATGCTTTTAGCTTTGTCTAAATTATCTTTTTATGGTAAATATTTTGTTCTGCTTATGTAAAGATTAGGCTAATATTAGTATTAAGATAAAAAATGGCATATTTTTGAAGTTTATCTTAAATTATTAGTTCAGCAATTAATGAAGCATAAAAAAATATTGGTTTGGTTTAGAAATGATCTTCGCTTACATGACAATGAAATGTTGGTTGAAGCCATCGCTAAGTCAGACAGTATTTTACCCGTTTATTTTTTCGATCCACGTTATTTTGAACAAACCAGGTTCCATACCGCTAAGACAGGAGCT
Encoded proteins:
- a CDS encoding MarR family winged helix-turn-helix transcriptional regulator; the encoded protein is MKQQETIDYFLKVVWQNVSNAYNQIASGFGITQAIGYVLINIDKEGTAVSQLAGLLGVKATSLSRMLNNMEDLGLIYRETAEGDKRSVKVYLTDLGYEKRHMAKGVVIAFNEYLGKNLTATEKNNLLVTLQKLNKLTLAYKIPVEHDEQKDK
- a CDS encoding 3-hydroxyacyl-CoA dehydrogenase/enoyl-CoA hydratase family protein, with the translated sequence MNKKINKVVVLGSGIMGSRIACHFANIGVEVLLLDIPAKESNERVDKNTIVNTALQNAVKTNPSPVYSKKVLNKITTGNFEDDMPKIAGYDWIIEVVVENLDIKKKVFEQVEQFRKPGTLVTSNTSGIPIHLMAEGRSDDFKVNFCGTHFFNPPRYLRLLEIIPTPYTNPQLVDFLMHYGDKFLGKTTVLCKDTPAFIANRVGVYSIMALLHLVEKMDLTVEEVDKFTGPALGRPKSATFRTTDVVGLDTMIKVSKGLYDNCPDDKAHDLFKLPAYVEKMEANKWLGDKTGQGFYKKTKSADGKTEILALDLKTLEYRQQVKVKSATLDLAKPIENVKDRMKVFAAGKDKAGELFRASFFGLFEYVSDRIPEISDELYRIDDAMRAGFGWDLGPFEVWDAVGVADAIEGMKKYGHEAAAWVHEMLAAGNTSFYKVENGVKQYYDIPSKTYKAVPGTEEFIILDNLRGNKVIWKNSGASIIDLGDGILNVEFHSKMNTIGGDTLQAINKAIDMAEKDYRGVVIGNDGANFSAGANVGMIFMMAVEQEWEELNLAIRMFQNTSMRIRYSSIPVVVAPHNLTLGGGCEFSLHADHVQLNAETYMGLVEFGVGVIPGGGGTKEFALRASDEYKEDQIVQNALKDRFLTIGMAKVSTSAVEAFELGYLQKDKYSISMNRSRLIADAKAKAIELADAGYTQPVRRKDIRVLGKQGLGIVYAGANTMYSGHYISEHDKKISEKLGWVMCGGDLSSPTEVTEQYLLDLEREVFLSLCGERKTLERIQSIVTKGKPLRN
- a CDS encoding FKBP-type peptidyl-prolyl cis-trans isomerase, producing the protein MLKTSALLGFVLMAAAFAACKKDAPYNEAAQMDIDDAIIVKYMADSNVKATKDASGLYYNIIRAGREDVQYMDTTKIYANYRAKILKDTVYFSRSVDSTFFFNMPGNIAGWKRGVELAKLGGLVRLLIPSPLAYQQRTFTAGKKIPPNSILDITLEIVSVNKKPK
- a CDS encoding acyl-CoA dehydrogenase family protein; protein product: MEATDKKTIKGGEFLITETTYQDVFIPEEFDEEQKMIAQTCRDFLAAEVYPNLDRIDTQEEGLMPSLMDKAGELGILGVSIPEAYGGFGKNFNTSMLVADVIGAGHSFAVALSAHTGIGTLPILYYGTEAQKNKYIPKLGTGEWKAAYCLTEPNSGSDANSGKTKAKLSDDGKHYIINGQKMWITNGGFADIFIVFAKIDDDANLTAFIVERAFGGITMNPEEHKMGIKGSSTRQVFFNDCPVPVENMLSDRQNGFKIAVNILNIGRIKLAAAAIGASKAVIDTAVNYSNERIQFDRQISKYGAIRYKLAEMATKVYAVESANYRAGQNIDDAFDALVAAGMDEGKAKLKSTEQFAVECAILKVWGSEALDYVVDEGVQIYGGMGFSADAPMDRAYRDARINRIFEGTNEINRLLTVDMMLKRAMKGELDLMTPATAVAAELMSIPDFGEEDDTLFAAEKKIIQNLKKATLMVAGAAVQKLMMSLSKEQEILMNIADMASYVYIAESAMLRTEKLVSMRGAEACEGQLNMMRIYFVEAVDAVNKAGKEALWAFAEGDEQRMMMVGLKRFTKMEAFNVKEARQKVAQQLIAANKYCY
- a CDS encoding acetyl-CoA C-acyltransferase is translated as MEAYIIAGYRTAVGKAPRGVFRFTRADDLAADVIRALVASVPNLDKEQIDDVIVGNATPEAEQGLNIGRMISLMGLDTDKVPGVTVNRYCASGLETIATAVAKIKSGMADCIIAGGVEVMSGMPFGGWKIVPNADVARKNPDWYWGMGLTAEAVAKEYNVSREDQDIFAYQSHQKAVEAIKNGHLKDGILPITVNENYLDADMKKKTRSYVVDTDEGPRADTSVEKLAKLKPVFAADGCVTAGNSSQTSDGAAFVLVVSEKKMKELGVEPIARLVSYGIAGVPPRIMGIGPIYAIPKALKQAGMTLDQLNLIELNEAFASQSLAIVRELHLNTDILNVNGGAIALGHPLGCTGAKLSVQLFSELKRRNQKYGMVTMCVGTGQGAAGIFEML
- a CDS encoding four helix bundle protein, coding for MHKYKELKVWQKSIELVTDVYCAKAKFPDKERFGLISQINRASVSIPSNIAKGAGRNSAKEFLHFLSIAHASSYETETQLIISRNLNYLSINELDVLTEKINEWQKMSYAFQSKLKSSFTGNV
- a CDS encoding FKBP-type peptidyl-prolyl cis-trans isomerase produces the protein MIKKLSLYTIALLGCLVLFNSCKKEYESIGTLDERAIADYLKQNNITATKDESGFYYQIITPGTGAAVANSDSIFYSYDFKHTNGTSFLKSPDYQVPATFLGYTDRFSFRTLPALRLTLSKLKKGGTARIILPSSMAFGKNGQTALGVEPNEIVIIEVGLLPYLNKVELDNALLNKFIAANNLQPVLDPTRVRYIITAEGTGKQDVKETSKIKAKYTGRLLNGTVFDSSADGIDFKLNEVIAGWTKIIPGKIGVGGKIRLLIPSDWGYGQFNQTDGNGSVTIPANSCLDFDIEILSVTN
- a CDS encoding OmpA family protein translates to MKQNFFKCLPWAFSALLIGGAAQAQEKPAEAGQLSTWSIGVNAGALSPISPFGGKNDFSNWKSSLGYGLYIKKQITPYFSLRLDGVRGKLKGDNSEPWDGGGTNASPVSAFETDLSYSGSLNAVVNLFNISMFNKNSAVQLYASGGAGLAGYKVKTAMGSAGLADYAGGKTISELIIPVGVGAKFKLADRVNLDLGWTVNFVDGDNLDGYYRGTNDKYNYAYGGLEFALGSGKQLAWHNPVALTYDEALQAKQTANALKGDLEAQKAENARLRSEMNDLLKDSDGDGVADKLDKCPGTPAGVVVDGSGCPLKVPAPVVQEKVIITEADRRVVADAIKNLEFDLGKATIRSKSYTTLNRVAALLIEKNFSLKLAGHTDNTGSAALNMRLSKDRAESVKAYLVSQGANASRIEATGYGMNQPIASNKTAAGRQQNRRVEFTLF